The proteins below come from a single Perca flavescens isolate YP-PL-M2 chromosome 8, PFLA_1.0, whole genome shotgun sequence genomic window:
- the fam169b gene encoding protein FAM169B isoform X1 produces the protein MYPVDLPDVDDTGLTSASEQYLSSLESRPWNNEWFQLSQTSKVAITADNARRVQLFEDDQPDCALLALYSPDDPTQVVALYLHEKWWCVEDVLRTSSKSRSGLITVQSLTERVIVFLLSQVVERSSQEKALFSLHPRTESCKLLWRDSQAVGFYTVKHKGSLCDSWSSCCYLLPALDTVLVRRSWRRRGFGLLMLEDYCSSFYTETCLGVSSPLSPSMAAVCRSFLQQHEEHLEQLYEVEAPGDWTQRRNIWLSIQLGRYSFGNNEENSPTSGETQRNKGDDSSQKT, from the exons ATGTACCCTGTAGACCTTCCAGATGTGGATGACACTGGACTGACATCGGCATCTGAACAGTACCTCTCTTCTTTGGAGTCAAGACCTTGGAATAATGAGTGGTTTCAATTATCACAGACTTCAAAg GTAGCGATCACAGCTGACAATGCAAGGCGGGTGCAGCTGTTTGAAGATGACCAACCCGACTGTGCACTGCTGGCGCTTTACTCTCCAGATGATCCAACACAAG TGGTGGCTTTATACCTGCATGAGAAGTGGTGGTGTGTGGAGGACGTCTTACGAACGTCCAGCAAGTCCAGAAGTGGCTTAATTACG GTGCAGTCGCTCACGGAGAGGGTGATTGTGTTCCTGCTCAGTCAGGTGGTGGAGAGGTCCTCGCAGGAGAAGGCGTTGTTCTCCCTGCACCCCCGCACAGAGAGCTGCAAACTGCTGTGGAGGGACAGCCAGGCGGTCGGCTTCTACACCGTCAAACACAAAG GCAGCCTGTGTGACAGCTGGAGCAGTTGCTGCTACCTGCTGCCTGCTCTGGACACGGTGCTGgtgaggaggagctggaggaggagaggctTCGGGCTTCTGATGCTGGAAGATTACTGCTCCTCGTTCTACACAGAGACATGTCTAGGAGTCAGCTCTCCATTATCACCCAGCATGGCAGCAG TGTGCAGGAGCTTTCTGCAGCAGCACGAGGAACATCTGGAGCAGCTGTATGAGGTGGAGGCTCCAGGGGACTGGACTCAGCGACGAAACATCTGGCTCAGCATCCAGCTAGGCCGCTACTCCTTCG GCAATAATGAGGAGAACAGTCCAACATCAGGAGAAACGCAGAGGAATAAAGGAGATGACTCCTCTCAGAAG ACCTAG
- the fam169b gene encoding protein FAM169B isoform X2, with the protein MHEVVFLSAQVAITADNARRVQLFEDDQPDCALLALYSPDDPTQVVALYLHEKWWCVEDVLRTSSKSRSGLITVQSLTERVIVFLLSQVVERSSQEKALFSLHPRTESCKLLWRDSQAVGFYTVKHKGSLCDSWSSCCYLLPALDTVLVRRSWRRRGFGLLMLEDYCSSFYTETCLGVSSPLSPSMAAVCRSFLQQHEEHLEQLYEVEAPGDWTQRRNIWLSIQLGRYSFGNNEENSPTSGETQRNKGDDSSQKT; encoded by the exons ATGCATGAAGTCGTCTTCCTGTCTGCTCAGGTAGCGATCACAGCTGACAATGCAAGGCGGGTGCAGCTGTTTGAAGATGACCAACCCGACTGTGCACTGCTGGCGCTTTACTCTCCAGATGATCCAACACAAG TGGTGGCTTTATACCTGCATGAGAAGTGGTGGTGTGTGGAGGACGTCTTACGAACGTCCAGCAAGTCCAGAAGTGGCTTAATTACG GTGCAGTCGCTCACGGAGAGGGTGATTGTGTTCCTGCTCAGTCAGGTGGTGGAGAGGTCCTCGCAGGAGAAGGCGTTGTTCTCCCTGCACCCCCGCACAGAGAGCTGCAAACTGCTGTGGAGGGACAGCCAGGCGGTCGGCTTCTACACCGTCAAACACAAAG GCAGCCTGTGTGACAGCTGGAGCAGTTGCTGCTACCTGCTGCCTGCTCTGGACACGGTGCTGgtgaggaggagctggaggaggagaggctTCGGGCTTCTGATGCTGGAAGATTACTGCTCCTCGTTCTACACAGAGACATGTCTAGGAGTCAGCTCTCCATTATCACCCAGCATGGCAGCAG TGTGCAGGAGCTTTCTGCAGCAGCACGAGGAACATCTGGAGCAGCTGTATGAGGTGGAGGCTCCAGGGGACTGGACTCAGCGACGAAACATCTGGCTCAGCATCCAGCTAGGCCGCTACTCCTTCG GCAATAATGAGGAGAACAGTCCAACATCAGGAGAAACGCAGAGGAATAAAGGAGATGACTCCTCTCAGAAG ACCTAG
- the arpin gene encoding arpin has product MSRIYHNTSLQNKPVHNEKFDRVWSPSTYESGQGVLLEGKLLDVSRHAISDVNNQKVRFYVLYIKPSRIHHRKFDAGGTEMEPNFSNTKKVNTGFLMSSYKVEAKGESDCLSEEQLSAMVNKAELVKITDQHRPSGTWAFWYPESEMDTTELETGQDIRLKTRGDSPFIFSLAKVDGGTVTKCNFAGDEKAGASWTDKIMANKADAVSTLKPGQGEGAEEDEWDE; this is encoded by the exons ATGAGCCGAATTTATCACAACACGTCTCTACAGAACAAACCAGTGCACAATGAGAAATTTGACCGCGTGTGGTCTCCCTCTACGTATGAAAG CGGCCAGGGGGTTCTTCTAGAAGGAAAGCTACTGGATGTTTCCAGACATGCCATCAGTGACGTCAACAATCAAAAG GTCCGTTTCTACGTGCTGTACATCAAACCCAGCCGCATCCATCACAGGAAGTTTGATGCCGGTGGTACGGAGATGGAGCCAAACTTCAGCAACACCAAAAAGGTCAACACCGGCTTCCTCATGTCCTCCTACA AGGTGGAGGCTAAAGGGGAGTCGGACTGTCTGTCTGAGGAGCAGCTGTCAGCGATGGTGAACAAAGCTGAGCTGGTGAAGATAACTGACCAGCACCGACCCAGCGGGACCTGGGCCTTCTGGTACCCAGAGTCAGAGATGGACACAACCGAGCTGGAAACGGGACAGGATATACGGCTGAAGACCCGAGGAGACAGTCCTTTTATAT TCTCCTTAGCCAAAGTGGACGGCGGCACGGTGACCAAGTGTAACTTTGCTGGCGATGAAAAGGCCGGGGCGTCGTGGACGGACAAGATCATGGCCAACAAAGCAGACGCGGTCAGCACTCTGAAGCCCGGCCAAGGAGAGGGAGCAGAGGAGGATGAATGG gATGAGTGA